A single genomic interval of Barnesiella intestinihominis YIT 11860 harbors:
- a CDS encoding leucine-rich repeat domain-containing protein → MRKLLYIVLFLSVGKHLQATNYNCHTEAGQLQSLIGEQHRTITNLTVSGTIDVRDFAFINDSLFHLTGIDLADCTIDAFESRDIYLGNQTRFDANCIPANTFFGFQELTTVRLPRNTEKIGKGAFAGCTKLKNIDWGNNLQEIAGFAFCDCFSLNTSLPQTLEKIGEYAFKQCISFTGIDLSLSVLRSIGNQAFLNCTALSSITLPASLQSIGKECFAGCSSLTGITLPQKLESMGEGCFSHCISLTEVDIKECPLESLPPYTFDHCTKLLSIQAPNTITEIGEGAFYYCTSLTDCILPESVRTIGDYAFAGCSRIAGLSFLPEGTEKIGRWPFYGMKYLFSAKIPSTVKTIGDHAFDNCTRLNVMLSYPTEPPILGENVFRNVPQKDCRLGIPDESLSLYLNTPQWKEFDIRYLSEVDEQQIDDKALKAYFEQKMLIVNSYEPMHRITLYTIDGRTIYQKQGKTTEAKIDTQSYSGEIFILSVQIESGKYYHLKLGRVN, encoded by the coding sequence ATGAGAAAGTTGTTATATATCGTTCTGTTCCTATCCGTCGGGAAACATTTGCAGGCGACAAATTACAATTGTCACACCGAAGCGGGACAACTACAATCTCTCATCGGAGAACAGCATCGGACAATTACGAATCTAACCGTCTCGGGAACAATCGACGTTCGCGATTTTGCTTTCATAAACGACTCCCTATTTCACTTAACCGGCATAGACCTTGCAGATTGTACGATAGATGCATTCGAAAGTCGAGATATTTACCTCGGAAATCAAACCCGTTTCGATGCCAACTGTATTCCGGCAAACACATTCTTCGGATTTCAAGAGTTAACGACCGTACGGCTCCCCCGGAATACCGAAAAAATAGGAAAAGGTGCTTTCGCAGGCTGTACTAAACTAAAAAACATAGATTGGGGAAACAACTTACAAGAAATAGCAGGATTCGCTTTTTGCGACTGTTTCTCTTTGAATACATCGTTACCACAGACATTGGAAAAAATAGGCGAATATGCATTCAAACAATGCATCTCTTTTACAGGAATAGACCTCTCCCTGTCTGTCCTTCGTTCGATAGGAAACCAAGCATTTCTCAACTGTACCGCCTTATCCTCGATAACCCTACCCGCCTCGTTACAATCTATCGGCAAAGAATGTTTTGCCGGATGCTCGTCTCTGACGGGAATAACACTCCCTCAAAAACTAGAATCTATGGGCGAAGGTTGTTTCTCCCACTGTATCTCGTTAACAGAGGTCGATATAAAAGAATGTCCATTGGAAAGCCTGCCCCCTTACACCTTTGACCATTGTACAAAACTACTCTCCATACAAGCCCCCAATACCATAACAGAAATAGGAGAAGGCGCATTCTATTATTGCACATCGCTCACCGACTGTATTCTACCAGAGTCTGTCCGAACCATAGGTGATTATGCATTTGCCGGATGCAGTAGAATCGCAGGACTTTCCTTCCTGCCCGAAGGAACTGAAAAAATAGGTCGATGGCCGTTCTATGGCATGAAATATTTATTTTCCGCAAAAATACCGTCGACAGTCAAGACCATCGGAGACCACGCTTTCGATAATTGCACGAGATTGAATGTTATGTTATCCTATCCGACCGAGCCCCCGATACTGGGAGAAAATGTCTTTCGAAATGTTCCGCAAAAAGATTGCCGGCTGGGAATCCCCGACGAAAGTCTATCTCTCTATTTGAATACGCCTCAATGGAAAGAGTTTGACATTCGTTATTTATCCGAGGTAGATGAGCAACAAATCGACGACAAGGCGTTGAAAGCATATTTCGAGCAAAAAATGCTCATCGTAAATTCGTACGAACCCATGCACCGCATAACCCTGTATACAATCGACGGACGTACAATATATCAAAAACAAGGCAAAACGACCGAAGCGAAAATCGATACTCAATCGTATTCGGGAGAAATATTTATCCTTTCGGTACAAATAGAATCAGGAAAATACTATCATTTAAAATTAGGAAGAGTCAATTAA
- a CDS encoding Mrp/NBP35 family ATP-binding protein, which translates to MQLYPKLILDALAKVRYPGNGKDLVANEMIEDDIRIDGNKVSFSIIFDKPTDPFIRSVVKAAETAILTFVSPEVNIKGNIAVKARQTARPNPENPLPDVKNIIAVSSGKGGVGKSTIASNLAVALARQGYKVGLLDADIFGPSAPTMFNIEDTEVYTENIGGRDLILPVERYGVKILSIGFFVRKNDAVLWRGGMASNALKQLITDAAWGELDYFVLDLPPGTSDIHLTLVQTLAITGAIVVTTPQEVALADARKGISMFTGDKVNVPILGLVENMSWFTPAELPENKYYLFGKDGGKRLAQETGVPLLGQIPIVQSICESGDAGHPVALDDTITGLAFKQLAEAVVKATEERNATKPSTQRVEVHK; encoded by the coding sequence ATGCAACTATATCCGAAACTAATACTCGACGCACTCGCCAAAGTGCGTTACCCGGGCAACGGGAAAGATTTGGTCGCTAACGAAATGATCGAAGACGACATTCGTATCGACGGTAACAAAGTAAGTTTCTCCATCATTTTCGACAAGCCGACCGATCCTTTTATCCGATCGGTCGTGAAAGCCGCCGAAACTGCCATTCTCACTTTCGTAAGTCCAGAAGTAAATATCAAAGGAAATATAGCTGTAAAGGCAAGACAAACAGCTCGTCCGAATCCTGAGAATCCCTTGCCCGATGTAAAGAATATCATTGCTGTTTCATCGGGAAAAGGCGGCGTTGGTAAATCTACCATAGCCTCCAATTTAGCTGTGGCGTTGGCCCGTCAAGGGTATAAAGTCGGGCTGCTGGATGCCGACATATTCGGCCCTTCGGCTCCCACGATGTTCAATATCGAAGACACCGAAGTCTATACCGAGAATATCGGAGGACGCGATCTCATTCTCCCGGTCGAGCGATACGGCGTGAAGATTCTTTCCATCGGTTTTTTTGTTCGTAAAAACGATGCCGTACTCTGGCGGGGAGGAATGGCAAGTAATGCTTTGAAACAACTCATCACCGATGCCGCATGGGGCGAACTTGATTATTTTGTGCTCGATTTGCCACCGGGAACCAGCGATATACACCTCACTTTGGTACAGACACTCGCTATCACCGGAGCAATTGTAGTAACCACTCCGCAAGAGGTTGCTTTGGCCGATGCCCGCAAAGGTATCAGTATGTTTACCGGGGATAAGGTAAACGTCCCTATACTGGGATTGGTCGAGAACATGAGTTGGTTCACTCCTGCCGAACTCCCGGAAAACAAATACTACCTGTTCGGTAAAGACGGAGGGAAACGACTGGCCCAAGAAACCGGAGTTCCTCTTTTGGGACAAATACCTATTGTACAAAGTATCTGCGAAAGCGGTGATGCGGGACACCCCGTGGCACTCGACGATACCATTACCGGATTAGCTTTCAAGCAACTTGCCGAAGCCGTCGTAAAAGCCACAGAGGAGCGCAATGCAACTAAACCCTCGACACAACGGGTAGAAGTTCATAAATAA
- a CDS encoding 2-oxoacid:ferredoxin oxidoreductase subunit beta: protein MEEQKEYTAKDFKSDQYVRWCPGCGDHSIVAVLQRAMATLGVPPHETVVISGIGCSSRLPYYMNAYGFHTIHGRAAAVATGVKTANPDLTVWQISGDGDCLAIGGNHFIHSVRRNVDINVVLMNNKIYGLTKGQYSPTSDRGFVTKSSPYGTVEDPFIPAELVFGARGTFFARSLDVEMSVSQEVLVEAARHKGTSVVELLQNCVIFNNNIHSYVADKEFRADRTVHLRHGEKMIFGKGNNRGLVLDGYKLKAVTIGENGVTLDDILVHDAKSPDNFLHQSLAMMDGHELPLAIGVIRNVEAPVYDEEVDRQVKEVTSKVPYSSLREFLLTGETWEVK from the coding sequence ATGGAAGAACAAAAGGAATATACGGCAAAGGATTTTAAAAGCGACCAGTATGTACGTTGGTGTCCGGGTTGTGGAGACCATTCTATCGTGGCTGTGTTGCAGAGAGCTATGGCGACACTGGGAGTGCCTCCCCACGAAACGGTGGTGATTTCGGGTATCGGGTGTTCGTCGCGTTTGCCTTATTATATGAATGCCTACGGTTTTCATACGATTCATGGTCGTGCCGCAGCTGTGGCTACCGGGGTGAAGACGGCCAATCCCGATCTGACGGTATGGCAGATTTCGGGAGATGGCGACTGTCTGGCTATCGGTGGGAACCATTTTATTCATTCGGTACGTCGAAATGTGGATATCAATGTGGTCTTGATGAATAATAAGATATACGGTTTGACGAAAGGCCAATATTCCCCGACGAGCGATCGAGGTTTCGTTACTAAATCGTCTCCTTATGGAACGGTGGAAGATCCTTTCATTCCGGCAGAACTCGTTTTCGGGGCGAGAGGAACATTCTTCGCTCGTTCGCTCGATGTGGAGATGTCTGTTTCGCAAGAAGTATTGGTAGAAGCAGCCCGCCATAAAGGAACATCGGTGGTGGAGCTGTTGCAGAATTGTGTGATTTTCAATAATAATATTCACAGTTATGTGGCTGATAAAGAGTTTCGTGCCGACCGGACTGTTCATTTGCGTCATGGTGAAAAGATGATTTTCGGGAAAGGCAATAATCGAGGCCTCGTGTTGGACGGTTACAAATTAAAGGCTGTGACTATCGGGGAGAACGGTGTGACTCTCGATGATATTTTAGTACATGATGCCAAGTCTCCCGATAATTTCTTACATCAAAGTCTTGCGATGATGGACGGACATGAACTGCCTTTGGCGATAGGTGTGATTCGTAATGTGGAGGCCCCCGTATATGACGAAGAGGTGGATAGACAAGTAAAAGAGGTAACCTCGAAAGTACCTTATTCCTCCTTGCGTGAATTTTTGTTGACCGGGGAGACTTGGGAAGTGAAATAA
- a CDS encoding SLC13 family permease, with amino-acid sequence MVVTLVILALSAVLFVSGKIRSDVVALCALVLLLLFHILTPDEALSGFSNSVVIMMIGLFVVGGAIFQTGLAKMISGKILQLAGKSETRLFILVMLVTSAIGAFVSNTGTVALMLPIVVSLAANAHINSSRLLMPLAFASSMGGMMTLIGTPPNLVIQNALTNAGFEPLTFFSFLPVGLICVFVGMVVLMPLSKIFLTKRGTEKSDGKNKNKSLNELAREYQLSENLFRIQIPEKSIVAGKTIVELNIRQQYHLNILEVRRTVSSQSRLLKTVNQKLADPGTVLRSGDVLYVNGDFEKVREFVSRFSLVLLDAHTIEDGKGNLTSDLAFYDIGIAEIVLMPSSRLLKQTVGDSGFREKFNVNVLGIRRKNDYILHDLKDVKMLSGDVLLVQGTWKDIARLSSEDSDWVVLGQPLSEAAKVTLDYKAPIAAAIMLLMILMMVFDSIPVAPVTAVMIAAILMVLTGCFRNVEAAYKTINWESVVLIAAMLPMSLALEKTGASEYISNSLVSGLGGYGPLALMAGIYFTTSLMTMFISNTATAVLLAPIAMQSALQIGVSPYPFLFAVAVGASMCFASPFSTPPNALVMPAGQYTFMDYVKVGLPLQIIMGIVMIFILPLLFPF; translated from the coding sequence ATGGTTGTAACGTTAGTAATTTTAGCTTTATCGGCGGTGTTGTTCGTGAGTGGTAAAATTCGCTCTGATGTGGTAGCCTTGTGCGCTTTGGTTTTATTGCTGCTTTTCCACATTCTTACTCCCGATGAGGCGTTGTCTGGATTCTCCAATTCGGTCGTGATTATGATGATCGGTCTTTTCGTGGTAGGTGGTGCGATATTCCAAACCGGGTTGGCGAAGATGATAAGCGGAAAGATATTGCAGTTGGCAGGAAAGAGCGAGACAAGACTTTTTATTTTGGTCATGCTGGTTACTTCGGCTATCGGAGCTTTTGTGAGTAATACGGGTACGGTAGCCTTGATGCTGCCTATTGTCGTGAGTCTGGCTGCCAACGCTCATATAAATTCAAGTCGCTTGCTTATGCCTTTGGCTTTTGCCAGCAGTATGGGAGGTATGATGACGTTGATAGGTACTCCGCCGAACCTTGTCATACAGAATGCCTTGACCAATGCCGGTTTTGAACCGCTTACTTTCTTTTCTTTCTTGCCGGTCGGTTTGATTTGTGTTTTTGTAGGAATGGTCGTATTGATGCCTTTGAGTAAAATTTTCTTGACCAAACGGGGAACCGAAAAGTCTGATGGTAAAAACAAGAATAAATCTCTGAACGAGTTGGCAAGGGAATATCAGCTTTCCGAAAATTTGTTTCGGATACAAATCCCCGAAAAATCGATAGTTGCCGGTAAAACGATTGTCGAGTTGAATATTCGCCAACAATATCATTTGAATATATTGGAGGTACGGCGCACTGTTTCGTCGCAGTCCCGGTTGTTGAAAACGGTCAATCAGAAATTGGCCGATCCGGGTACTGTATTACGTTCCGGCGATGTGTTGTATGTGAATGGCGATTTCGAAAAAGTGAGGGAGTTTGTTTCTCGATTTTCTTTGGTATTATTGGATGCCCATACTATCGAAGACGGTAAGGGAAACTTGACTTCCGATTTGGCTTTTTATGATATAGGTATCGCCGAGATTGTCTTGATGCCCTCGTCACGTTTGTTGAAACAGACGGTCGGAGATTCGGGATTTCGGGAAAAATTCAATGTCAATGTATTGGGCATAAGGAGAAAGAACGATTATATATTGCATGATTTGAAAGATGTGAAGATGTTGTCGGGCGATGTTTTGCTCGTGCAAGGTACATGGAAGGATATAGCTCGGTTGAGTTCGGAGGATTCCGATTGGGTGGTACTCGGCCAGCCGTTGAGCGAAGCCGCGAAAGTTACTCTCGATTATAAAGCACCGATTGCTGCTGCGATTATGCTTTTAATGATTCTTATGATGGTGTTCGATTCTATACCAGTGGCTCCGGTTACGGCTGTGATGATTGCTGCGATACTTATGGTATTGACTGGTTGTTTCAGGAATGTGGAGGCAGCCTATAAAACAATTAACTGGGAGAGTGTCGTTCTTATCGCCGCCATGCTTCCCATGTCGTTGGCTTTGGAAAAGACAGGGGCATCGGAATATATATCGAATAGTTTGGTTAGCGGTTTGGGCGGTTATGGGCCTTTGGCTTTAATGGCTGGTATCTATTTTACGACTTCATTGATGACGATGTTCATCAGTAACACGGCAACAGCCGTTTTATTGGCTCCTATCGCCATGCAATCCGCATTACAGATCGGAGTGAGTCCTTATCCGTTTTTATTCGCTGTTGCCGTGGGGGCGAGCATGTGTTTCGCTTCTCCGTTTTCTACGCCACCCAATGCGCTGGTTATGCCTGCCGGTCAGTATACTTTCATGGATTATGTAAAGGTGGGTTTGCCTTTACAGATTATTATGGGGATAGTTATGATTTTTATTTTACCTTTGTTGTTCCCATTTTAA
- the purN gene encoding phosphoribosylglycinamide formyltransferase gives MSRKKCLAVFASGTGSNFEAIVTACEQGKIPAETVALVCDKPSARVVERASRHGVKSFTFDPKSFASKVEMETVIADFLDENGVDLVCLAGYMRIISDTLLSRYDGKIINIHPSLLPAFPGARAVEQAMEYGVKVFGVTIHYVDRTVDGGRIIAQRAVPYEGNDIDELFGLIHAVEHELYPETIARLLSV, from the coding sequence ATGTCCCGAAAAAAGTGTCTTGCTGTATTTGCCAGTGGAACCGGCAGTAATTTCGAAGCGATTGTGACTGCTTGCGAGCAGGGTAAGATTCCGGCCGAAACAGTGGCTTTGGTTTGCGATAAACCTTCGGCTCGTGTCGTAGAACGAGCTTCACGTCATGGTGTGAAGTCTTTCACTTTCGACCCTAAGTCTTTTGCTTCTAAGGTCGAAATGGAGACCGTCATTGCCGATTTTCTCGATGAGAACGGGGTGGATTTGGTTTGTTTGGCCGGGTATATGCGGATTATTTCGGATACATTGTTATCGCGTTACGACGGTAAGATTATTAATATACACCCTTCTTTGCTCCCCGCTTTTCCCGGAGCTCGTGCCGTAGAACAAGCTATGGAGTACGGGGTGAAAGTGTTCGGAGTAACTATTCATTATGTGGACCGTACGGTAGATGGCGGACGGATTATCGCCCAACGGGCTGTCCCATACGAAGGAAACGATATCGATGAGTTATTCGGACTCATTCATGCGGTCGAACATGAACTTTACCCGGAGACGATCGCTCGGTTGTTGTCTGTTTAA
- a CDS encoding alanine dehydrogenase yields the protein MAGSFACKSNAGVAPQEQLLGTMAGNRRLSIGLPAEHNGGEKRFPLTPEGVALLTKEGYRVFVESGAGEGIKYSDLHYTEAGAQATTASEVFRCDVVLKITPLNEQEAAMIRPGVFLLTLLQPQYQSASVVRILMQKKVTAVAIDLITDERGRYLFADILDEIDGRAAIVLASELLSNRSGGKGVLLGGIPGVASSEVLIIGGGLAGRAAARAACGLGALVRVFDNDFYRLKATQLEVSPSIFTSNMHPHVLENAMRSADVVIGTEVPEGGRLGVSYIEMMKRGALLFDLCMDKGGCFETSSCSEAPCNKVYEQCGVLHYCLSSVGSAVARTASMALSNLLVPVLIDLNDPAMLYGHIKSDERLRNAVYLFGGKLTYKELSIRLGLPYYDMALFMSMF from the coding sequence CACCCCAAGAACAATTGTTGGGAACGATGGCCGGTAACAGACGTTTGTCCATAGGGCTACCGGCGGAACATAACGGAGGAGAAAAACGATTCCCTCTGACGCCCGAGGGGGTTGCCTTGTTGACCAAAGAGGGGTATCGCGTTTTTGTGGAAAGTGGAGCCGGTGAGGGTATCAAGTATTCCGATTTACATTATACCGAGGCTGGGGCACAAGCGACAACAGCCTCAGAAGTTTTCAGATGCGATGTCGTTCTTAAAATTACTCCGTTGAATGAACAGGAGGCTGCTATGATACGTCCGGGGGTGTTTCTGCTCACGTTGTTGCAGCCTCAATATCAATCGGCTTCGGTCGTGCGCATATTGATGCAAAAGAAAGTTACGGCAGTTGCGATAGATTTGATAACCGATGAGCGAGGCCGTTATCTTTTTGCCGATATATTGGACGAAATTGACGGTCGTGCAGCCATTGTGTTGGCTTCGGAATTGTTGAGTAACCGGAGTGGAGGAAAGGGTGTTCTGTTGGGGGGTATCCCGGGGGTCGCCTCTTCGGAGGTTTTGATTATAGGAGGAGGCCTTGCAGGCCGTGCGGCGGCTCGTGCCGCTTGTGGATTGGGTGCTTTGGTGAGGGTATTCGATAATGATTTTTATCGTTTAAAAGCTACTCAGTTGGAAGTGAGTCCTTCCATCTTTACTTCCAATATGCACCCTCATGTCTTGGAAAACGCCATGCGCTCGGCCGATGTGGTTATTGGCACGGAAGTGCCGGAGGGAGGCCGTTTAGGAGTAAGCTATATCGAGATGATGAAACGAGGGGCATTGTTGTTCGATTTGTGTATGGATAAAGGAGGCTGTTTCGAAACGTCGAGTTGTAGCGAGGCTCCTTGTAATAAAGTGTATGAGCAATGCGGCGTTTTGCATTATTGCTTGTCGAGCGTTGGATCTGCCGTTGCCCGAACGGCCTCGATGGCGTTGAGTAATTTATTAGTTCCGGTATTGATCGATTTGAATGACCCTGCCATGCTCTATGGCCATATAAAGTCGGACGAAAGACTTCGGAATGCCGTGTATTTGTTCGGTGGAAAGTTGACTTATAAGGAGTTGAGCATACGATTGGGATTGCCTTATTATGATATGGCTCTTTTTATGTCGATGTTTTGA
- a CDS encoding 2-oxoacid:acceptor oxidoreductase subunit alpha, giving the protein MTEKTKVKVLEEVVVRFSGDSGDGMQLAGNIFSNVSAGIGDEISTFPDYPAEIRAPQGTLGGVSGFQVHIGKGVHTPGDLADVLVAMNPAALKTNARYVKKGGVVIIDSDSFRASDLEKAAFTTDDPIQEAGLSHAQIVPVAITQMVKDSLADSGLDNKSIVRCKNMFALGLVCWLFDRPLEQAQHLLKNKFAKKPAIYEANAKVMRDGYNYGNNIHASVSTYRVESAQVKPGIYTDVNGNTATAWGLIAASEKSGLPLFLGSYPITPATDILHELAKRKDLGVKAIQVEDEIAGVCTAIGASFAGNLAVTSTSGPGLALKSEGIGLAVMAELPLVIIDVQRGGPSTGLPTKTEQTDLLQALYGRNGESPVVVVAASTPTDCFDMAFQAAKIALEHMTPVILLTDGFIGNGSSAWRIPEIDEYPEIKPNYVMPEQQGTWKPYDRNEKSVRYWAKPGTEGFMHRLGGLEKDYKTSAISTDPINHEKMVRARQQKIDGIATDIPLLKVSGDSSADLLVVGWGGTYGHLYSAVEAMNAEGKPVAFAHFNYINPLPANTEEILRRYKKVVVCELNNGQFASYLSGKVPGVNFLRYNKIQAQPFMVSELMAHFSKLLEE; this is encoded by the coding sequence ATGACGGAAAAAACAAAAGTGAAAGTATTGGAAGAAGTCGTGGTACGATTTTCCGGCGATTCCGGTGACGGAATGCAATTGGCCGGGAATATCTTTTCCAATGTTTCGGCCGGTATCGGTGATGAAATTTCTACATTCCCCGATTATCCGGCAGAGATACGTGCTCCGCAAGGAACGTTAGGGGGAGTGTCTGGTTTTCAAGTTCATATAGGGAAAGGCGTTCACACTCCGGGAGACTTGGCCGATGTATTGGTTGCCATGAATCCGGCAGCTTTAAAAACAAATGCTCGCTATGTGAAAAAAGGCGGTGTGGTGATTATCGACTCGGATAGCTTTCGGGCCAGCGATTTGGAGAAAGCGGCGTTTACGACGGACGATCCCATTCAAGAGGCGGGCCTTTCTCATGCACAAATCGTTCCGGTAGCGATTACCCAAATGGTGAAAGATTCATTGGCCGATTCGGGCTTGGATAATAAATCGATTGTCCGGTGTAAAAATATGTTTGCCTTAGGGCTTGTCTGTTGGTTGTTCGACCGTCCTTTGGAACAAGCTCAACATTTATTGAAAAATAAATTTGCCAAGAAACCGGCTATTTACGAGGCTAATGCCAAAGTTATGCGCGACGGGTATAATTATGGGAACAACATACATGCTTCGGTCTCGACTTATCGAGTGGAGTCTGCACAAGTGAAACCCGGTATTTATACCGATGTGAACGGAAATACGGCTACGGCATGGGGTTTGATAGCCGCATCTGAAAAGTCGGGATTGCCTTTGTTCTTAGGAAGTTATCCCATTACCCCGGCCACAGATATTTTGCATGAGTTGGCCAAGCGGAAAGATTTAGGAGTAAAGGCCATTCAAGTGGAGGACGAGATAGCCGGTGTTTGTACGGCTATCGGGGCTTCGTTCGCCGGAAATTTGGCGGTGACTTCCACGTCGGGGCCCGGTTTGGCATTGAAGAGCGAGGGTATAGGTTTGGCCGTTATGGCGGAGTTACCTTTGGTCATTATCGATGTTCAGCGAGGTGGACCGTCCACGGGATTGCCGACGAAAACCGAGCAGACCGATTTGTTGCAGGCTTTATACGGCCGGAATGGCGAGAGTCCGGTGGTAGTGGTGGCAGCCTCTACACCGACCGATTGTTTCGATATGGCATTTCAAGCGGCTAAAATCGCTTTGGAGCACATGACTCCCGTTATCTTGTTGACCGACGGATTTATTGGAAATGGCTCTTCGGCATGGCGTATTCCGGAAATCGATGAATATCCCGAGATAAAGCCCAATTATGTCATGCCGGAACAACAAGGTACGTGGAAACCATACGACCGTAACGAAAAATCCGTACGTTATTGGGCGAAACCCGGAACAGAGGGATTCATGCACCGGCTCGGAGGATTGGAAAAGGATTATAAGACTAGCGCAATTTCTACTGACCCCATCAACCATGAAAAGATGGTTCGTGCCCGGCAGCAGAAAATCGACGGTATAGCCACCGATATTCCTTTGTTGAAAGTGTCGGGCGATTCTTCTGCCGATTTATTGGTTGTCGGTTGGGGCGGAACCTACGGACATTTGTATTCTGCCGTGGAAGCTATGAATGCAGAAGGGAAACCTGTGGCTTTCGCTCATTTCAATTATATCAATCCGTTGCCCGCGAATACCGAGGAGATATTACGGCGATATAAAAAAGTGGTCGTTTGCGAGCTGAATAACGGGCAGTTTGCATCGTATTTGTCAGGGAAAGTTCCGGGTGTGAATTTCTTGCGATATAATAAAATTCAGGCACAGCCGTTCATGGTGAGTGAGTTGATGGCGCATTTTTCAAAGCTTTTGGAGGAATAG
- a CDS encoding helix-turn-helix transcriptional regulator, translating to MENEAKIERIKTLMENFGVTQSEFAKRISIDASNFSKHLTGKLPVSDSLINRIVADLGVSKEWLCTGKGYMFRPSDNDAHSHIRTLTLPSEAIIPEARNGAKVYGLDVTAGNLARDRMFTEDLVIGSIDVPFINPDCSIVKVSGDSMKPVINNGDMIAIREIKNPQLIFWGQIYVILLEDYRMVKYIRKHDNPDRVILRSENKEYDDIEIEKKEICDLFIVENIIRIDSRI from the coding sequence ATGGAGAATGAAGCTAAAATAGAAAGAATCAAGACATTGATGGAAAACTTTGGAGTAACCCAGTCGGAATTTGCCAAACGCATATCGATCGATGCGTCCAACTTCTCGAAACACCTGACCGGAAAACTACCTGTCAGCGACTCACTTATCAACAGAATCGTCGCAGACTTGGGCGTATCGAAAGAATGGCTATGTACGGGTAAAGGATATATGTTTCGTCCCTCAGACAACGATGCACACTCTCATATACGCACATTAACTCTTCCCTCGGAAGCGATTATACCAGAAGCAAGAAATGGGGCGAAAGTATACGGTCTGGACGTAACCGCCGGTAATTTGGCGCGGGATCGCATGTTTACCGAAGATTTGGTAATCGGCAGTATAGACGTTCCTTTCATCAATCCCGATTGCAGCATTGTCAAAGTAAGCGGAGACAGTATGAAACCCGTTATTAACAATGGTGACATGATCGCAATCCGCGAAATAAAAAATCCCCAGCTTATCTTCTGGGGGCAAATCTACGTCATATTGCTGGAAGATTACCGCATGGTCAAATATATTCGTAAACACGATAATCCCGATAGGGTTATCCTACGCAGTGAAAACAAAGAATACGACGACATCGAAATCGAGAAAAAAGAAATTTGCGATCTGTTCATTGTCGAAAACATTATACGCATAGACAGCCGCATTTAA
- the trmB gene encoding tRNA (guanosine(46)-N7)-methyltransferase TrmB, whose amino-acid sequence MGKNKLKKFDDLQGYPHVFQYPFSALQEKGFEMQGKWGKQFFKNENPIVLELGCGKGEYAVGLAKRYPQKNFIGIDIKGARMWSGAKQALEEGINNVAFLRTNIELIDRFFAKGEVSEIWITFPDPQMKKVRKRLTSTRFMQLYQNILSPEGLIHLKSDSPFMYTYTCEMVKANSYPVQVSTDDLYHSGITDDILEIKTFYEQQWLERGMNIKYIRFVCQPREQFIEPDVDIPYDTYRSFNRGKRSGKQSSQENTTSK is encoded by the coding sequence ATGGGAAAAAATAAACTGAAAAAATTCGACGACCTGCAAGGCTACCCACATGTATTCCAATATCCTTTCTCTGCACTACAAGAAAAAGGATTTGAGATGCAAGGCAAATGGGGAAAACAATTCTTCAAAAACGAAAATCCGATAGTCCTTGAATTGGGCTGTGGAAAAGGCGAATATGCCGTAGGTCTGGCAAAACGCTACCCGCAAAAAAACTTTATAGGAATAGATATAAAGGGAGCCCGCATGTGGAGTGGAGCCAAACAGGCCCTCGAAGAAGGAATAAATAACGTAGCCTTTCTTCGTACCAATATAGAGTTGATCGATCGTTTTTTTGCCAAAGGTGAAGTATCAGAAATATGGATTACCTTCCCCGACCCGCAAATGAAGAAAGTGAGAAAGCGGCTCACTTCTACCCGGTTTATGCAACTATATCAAAATATTCTATCGCCCGAAGGTTTGATCCATCTGAAAAGCGACAGTCCGTTCATGTACACCTATACTTGTGAAATGGTAAAAGCGAACAGCTATCCCGTACAGGTTTCGACCGACGATCTCTACCATTCGGGAATAACCGACGACATACTGGAAATAAAAACTTTCTACGAGCAACAGTGGCTCGAACGGGGCATGAATATCAAATATATTCGTTTCGTCTGCCAACCCCGTGAACAATTCATCGAACCCGACGTTGATATTCCTTATGACACATACCGGAGCTTCAACCGGGGAAAACGTAGCGGTAAACAAAGCAGTCAAGAAAATACAACATCAAAATAA